One segment of Pseudoalteromonas rubra DNA contains the following:
- the dbpA gene encoding ATP-dependent RNA helicase DbpA: MTQSFNQVSLTRHLQSGLQQAGFTTMTPIQAQALPAIIARQDVIAQAKTGSGKTLAFSLGLLNKLVVEEQVIQSLVLAPTRELAQQVATEIRKLARSMQNIKVLTVCGGEPIGPQISSLEHGAHVVVGTPGRIEEHLYKGTLDLTQVQTWVLDEADQMLAMGFVEALENIAIYLPPERQTLMFSATYQKDIEALTQQFMREPVMVKGEEETLNRQIKQQFFALKNNKLRLNTLRLLLQHYKPVSCIAFCNTKVETKKLYSELKSSGVNVVTLHGDLDQAERVRALIRFANKSASVLVATDVAARGLDIEDVDMVINYHMALDPQTHVHRVGRTGRGGKKGLACSLYGENEAFKVAKLGEIYEHTFEPATPPPLSLLDKPVFKPPMVTLQVDGGKKDKLRAGDIVGCLTSEQGVGASLIGNIDVLDHQAFVAVAREGVKPALRKLQESKLKGRKFKAKRMSL, translated from the coding sequence GTGACTCAGTCGTTTAATCAAGTGTCGTTGACCCGGCACCTTCAAAGTGGTTTACAGCAAGCCGGTTTTACTACCATGACGCCCATTCAGGCGCAGGCATTGCCCGCCATTATTGCCCGCCAGGATGTGATTGCGCAGGCAAAAACCGGGTCGGGGAAAACACTGGCATTTAGCCTTGGCCTGCTGAATAAATTGGTGGTCGAAGAGCAGGTGATCCAGAGTTTAGTACTGGCGCCGACTCGAGAGCTGGCGCAGCAGGTAGCTACTGAGATCCGCAAGCTGGCGCGTAGTATGCAAAATATCAAAGTACTGACCGTGTGTGGTGGTGAGCCTATCGGGCCCCAGATCAGCTCATTGGAGCATGGTGCGCACGTGGTGGTTGGCACCCCAGGGCGGATTGAAGAACATTTGTACAAAGGAACACTCGACCTGACCCAAGTGCAGACCTGGGTGTTGGATGAAGCCGATCAGATGTTGGCCATGGGGTTTGTCGAAGCGCTGGAAAATATCGCGATATACCTGCCGCCAGAGCGCCAGACCTTGATGTTTAGTGCCACTTATCAGAAAGACATTGAAGCGCTGACACAGCAGTTTATGCGTGAACCTGTGATGGTGAAAGGAGAAGAAGAGACTCTCAACAGGCAGATTAAGCAGCAGTTTTTTGCACTCAAAAATAACAAGCTGAGATTGAATACTTTGCGGCTGTTGCTCCAGCATTACAAACCCGTCAGTTGCATTGCCTTTTGTAACACCAAAGTGGAAACGAAAAAGCTGTACAGTGAGCTGAAGAGTAGTGGTGTCAACGTCGTGACCTTACATGGCGACCTGGATCAAGCTGAGCGGGTCCGTGCACTGATCCGCTTTGCCAATAAAAGTGCATCGGTATTGGTTGCCACGGATGTCGCTGCCCGGGGCCTGGATATTGAAGACGTTGATATGGTGATCAACTACCATATGGCGCTGGATCCGCAAACTCATGTACACCGGGTAGGTCGAACCGGGCGGGGTGGCAAAAAAGGCCTTGCGTGCTCCTTGTACGGTGAAAACGAGGCGTTTAAAGTCGCTAAATTGGGCGAAATTTATGAGCATACCTTTGAGCCAGCGACTCCTCCGCCACTGAGCCTGCTCGACAAACCTGTGTTTAAGCCTCCTATGGTGACTTTGCAGGTTGATGGCGGTAAAAAAGATAAACTTCGTGCGGGTGATATTGTCGGTTGTCTGACTTCTGAGCAGGGGGTAGGTGCAAGTCTGATCGGTAATATCGATGTGTTGGATCATCAGGCATTTGTCGCGGTAGCCAGAGAAGGGGTCAAGCCTGCGCTGAGGAAGTTACAGGAGAGCAAGCTAAAGGGGCGTAAATTTAAAGCCAAGCGAATGAGCCTGTAG
- a CDS encoding DNA-J related domain-containing protein, giving the protein MLNPLLDATFRIITRERATQLHRLAAALDAEIGLPKLDNDPDKDLFKRNFLLMNALYQLQHEGAEQGYHLQVEAMDIRLTEQPAKSALQTQDPLRDYYLDWRNYDTSKDDVIALLDQFWQRYLKLPQLAPQQHAELIKKWQLPTPYCRRQLSKRWRTLAFAAHPDQQGNNSEFQQLQHEYEQLKHYAKVENSSNSHKTEKSSR; this is encoded by the coding sequence ATGTTGAACCCCCTCCTTGATGCCACTTTTAGAATAATCACCCGTGAACGCGCAACCCAATTGCATCGATTGGCCGCCGCGCTGGATGCTGAAATCGGATTGCCGAAACTAGATAATGATCCGGACAAGGACCTTTTTAAACGTAACTTTTTGTTGATGAACGCACTGTATCAGCTACAGCACGAGGGTGCGGAACAAGGTTACCACCTTCAGGTAGAGGCCATGGATATCCGCCTGACTGAGCAACCTGCCAAATCAGCTTTGCAAACACAGGATCCGCTCAGAGATTATTATTTAGATTGGCGCAATTATGATACCAGCAAGGACGACGTGATTGCGTTACTCGATCAGTTCTGGCAACGCTACCTCAAATTACCGCAACTGGCACCGCAACAACACGCCGAGTTAATTAAAAAATGGCAGCTGCCGACTCCATATTGCCGGCGCCAACTCAGTAAGCGCTGGCGCACACTGGCATTTGCAGCCCACCCGGATCAACAAGGTAACAACTCCGAGTTTCAACAGCTTCAGCACGAATACGAGCAACTCAAACACTATGCGAAAGTAGAAAACTCAAGCAACTCACATAAAACGGAAAAATCTTCGCGATAA
- a CDS encoding ATP-binding protein yields the protein MIKGFKWAVATVLLVGIWSAQGRAESTAKPAITSQIEALSDLSSWQEQVLSAERLLQVTELSPQQRAATLKTIGKIALESMRYEMAIRYFEQLESFSRDERLSDSLYHALKMQGISAFYQGDYAASVVDYQQALAVAEQRDNPIERADIHNNLGMSFIQIHDLEASLEQYLAAYMLYEQHGNEQDRADMLLNLAGVYIRQFRYDKAEELLKRARTLFERLEDHYGVALVQGNLGVIYTESNRPELARGAVKAAVDYYHSINDTRHLAFEYVNMAKLSLLVRDYTTAEQEVNFAMYYAEKADNQAGVMHALHPMARLQLMRNDIAGAKASIDQGLMLTRKLGDRLREREFLHLLALVQAATGKMQSAAETLDYYRDLQFSLLNEGLITRLNKYQSKFEESQLSQELAKMKQAQELQQLQDEQRNQLLWMSGLILCLALISVFAFYHRATERRAKIELSKKVAQRTAQLQQSADELRNANQVKSQFLANISHEIRTPLTAILGHAESLQQDYTHDAHLMSSLAVVTRQGNHLKDLISDVLDLSKIEAQRLELEYTEFTIENLLADVCDMFQRPCMEKSLALLVENELPVPYLVRLDYVRLKQILINLLSNAVKFTQHGQVELIIRQYEDGLTFLVRDSGIGMSPSQVARIFECFQQGDNSITRRFGGSGLGLSLSQHLAKMMGGEISVHSEVEKGSQFKLVVPCARLSHTNGIECLNEAQPALNQEPGTRLSGTVLLAEDHDDNRALIVRLLEKMGLEVDAVSNGRQAVERCLSAYPDVVLMDIQMPEMDGLEALQLLRQAGFEGEVYALTANVMEHEIKGYLAQGFSGHLSKPINSDVLYQTLAQSLQRTNAAQALDLSIDMSDLKQSFAQTLEQERYKLIDLWQEQDWQALQHHCHKLNGAASMFEFVHIADIASQFEAALKQEQTALYQDLFLILCDELKVCSYSEQLDVS from the coding sequence ATGATTAAGGGGTTTAAGTGGGCTGTGGCCACTGTGTTACTGGTGGGGATCTGGTCGGCGCAAGGCCGTGCTGAGTCTACTGCCAAACCTGCGATTACATCACAAATTGAGGCCTTATCAGACCTGTCCAGCTGGCAGGAGCAGGTACTCAGTGCCGAACGATTGCTACAGGTCACTGAATTAAGTCCGCAGCAACGTGCGGCGACCCTTAAGACCATAGGTAAAATTGCACTCGAAAGCATGCGCTATGAGATGGCGATCCGTTATTTTGAGCAACTGGAATCTTTTAGTCGTGATGAGCGTTTGTCTGACAGTTTGTATCATGCACTTAAGATGCAGGGGATCAGTGCGTTTTATCAGGGAGATTACGCTGCATCTGTGGTCGATTATCAGCAGGCACTCGCAGTTGCTGAACAAAGAGATAACCCGATTGAGCGCGCAGACATCCACAATAATCTGGGCATGTCATTTATTCAGATCCATGATTTAGAAGCCTCACTGGAACAGTATCTGGCAGCATATATGCTGTATGAACAGCATGGAAATGAGCAGGATAGGGCTGATATGCTGCTGAATCTTGCCGGAGTTTATATTCGTCAGTTTCGCTACGATAAAGCAGAAGAGTTACTCAAGCGTGCCAGGACGTTATTTGAGCGGCTTGAAGATCATTATGGTGTGGCTTTAGTACAGGGTAATCTGGGGGTCATTTACACCGAATCAAATCGTCCTGAACTAGCCCGTGGTGCGGTTAAAGCTGCTGTTGATTACTACCACAGTATCAATGATACGCGTCATCTGGCATTTGAATATGTCAATATGGCGAAACTGAGCCTGCTGGTCCGTGATTACACGACAGCAGAGCAGGAGGTCAATTTTGCCATGTATTACGCTGAAAAAGCCGACAATCAGGCTGGCGTAATGCATGCCTTACATCCGATGGCCAGGTTGCAGCTGATGCGCAATGATATCGCCGGTGCAAAAGCCAGCATTGATCAAGGGTTAATGCTGACTCGCAAACTGGGAGATAGGCTCAGGGAACGTGAGTTTTTACACTTGCTGGCGCTGGTTCAGGCGGCAACAGGCAAGATGCAGTCTGCGGCTGAAACGCTCGATTACTATCGGGACTTGCAATTCTCGTTGCTCAATGAGGGGCTTATTACACGTCTTAATAAGTACCAGAGTAAGTTTGAAGAAAGTCAGTTAAGCCAGGAGCTTGCTAAAATGAAGCAAGCGCAGGAGCTACAGCAACTGCAAGATGAACAACGTAATCAACTATTGTGGATGAGTGGGCTGATCTTATGTCTGGCGCTGATCTCCGTGTTTGCTTTTTATCATCGCGCGACCGAGCGACGGGCAAAAATTGAGCTTAGTAAAAAAGTGGCACAGCGAACGGCACAGTTGCAGCAAAGCGCCGATGAGCTGCGTAATGCAAACCAGGTAAAAAGTCAGTTTTTAGCCAACATCAGCCATGAAATTCGCACCCCGCTGACTGCAATTTTGGGCCATGCCGAAAGCTTGCAGCAGGATTACACGCACGACGCCCATCTTATGTCGTCATTGGCCGTTGTGACGCGACAGGGCAATCATCTCAAAGACCTCATTAGCGATGTACTGGACCTGAGCAAAATAGAGGCGCAGCGACTGGAGCTGGAGTACACCGAATTTACTATTGAGAATTTATTGGCAGATGTCTGCGATATGTTTCAGCGTCCTTGTATGGAAAAGTCACTTGCCTTGTTAGTCGAAAATGAGTTGCCTGTCCCCTATTTGGTTCGGCTTGACTATGTGCGCCTGAAACAGATCTTAATAAACTTACTCAGCAATGCGGTTAAGTTTACGCAGCATGGGCAGGTAGAGCTGATTATTCGGCAATATGAAGATGGTCTCACCTTTCTTGTCCGGGACAGTGGCATTGGCATGTCACCGTCGCAGGTTGCCAGGATTTTTGAGTGTTTCCAGCAAGGAGATAACAGTATTACGCGTCGGTTTGGCGGCTCCGGATTAGGGCTTAGCCTGTCACAGCATTTGGCTAAGATGATGGGTGGTGAGATTTCGGTACATAGTGAAGTCGAGAAAGGGAGCCAGTTTAAGTTGGTTGTCCCTTGTGCCCGGCTGAGTCACACCAATGGAATAGAGTGCCTTAATGAGGCGCAGCCCGCCCTCAATCAGGAACCAGGTACACGCTTGTCCGGCACGGTATTGCTGGCGGAAGATCATGATGATAACCGTGCTTTGATCGTTCGTTTACTGGAAAAAATGGGCCTGGAAGTGGATGCCGTCAGTAACGGAAGGCAAGCTGTAGAACGCTGTCTCAGTGCTTATCCTGATGTAGTGTTGATGGACATTCAGATGCCAGAAATGGATGGCCTTGAAGCATTGCAACTATTGCGTCAGGCTGGCTTTGAGGGTGAGGTCTATGCACTGACGGCAAACGTGATGGAGCATGAAATTAAAGGTTACCTGGCTCAGGGGTTCAGTGGTCATCTCAGTAAACCGATCAACAGTGATGTGCTATATCAAACGCTTGCTCAGTCCTTGCAGCGCACCAATGCGGCTCAGGCACTGGACTTGTCGATAGACATGAGCGATCTCAAACAGAGTTTTGCACAGACCCTGGAACAGGAAAGGTATAAGCTGATCGATTTATGGCAAGAGCAGGATTGGCAGGCATTACAGCATCACTGCCATAAATTAAACGGGGCGGCGAGTATGTTCGAGTTTGTGCATATTGCAGATATTGCCTCACAGTTTGAAGCGGCGTTAAAGCAAGAGCAAACTGCCCTTTATCAGGATTTGTTTCTGATCCTGTGTGATGAACTCAAAGTGTGCAGTTACTCAGAACAGCTCGATGTCTCCTAA
- a CDS encoding methyl-accepting chemotaxis protein, with product MRLVASAMAVTAVNIAAVLVCAAIFSLPLIATASLIVMMLISSVVITLWVDKKQEKGAYLQSFVSALHHQDTIDLTFRFDEKDKSLPKACLAINASMAMMEHIIGEVYASSSRLTPMADSLRDTYASMTQKATIQHAHGEDLATAINHMLTVSRELDDSLEKIYSSVENATQAVKKTRVDTDKSQQSLMTLASNIQATSEQIAILKTDSDAISSVIDVINAIADQTNLLALNAAIEAARAGEQGRGFAVVADEVRSLAARTSQSTQEVRNMVNKIQAGTDSAHALMLTALEETDKTVSLSEASTKEVDQIERAMIDINAMSHSIHDQVSQQKTVSDEAQSSIESMVELNSDALSASKIQAVSSSDLINLAACIHEKLSMFTAERPHPDMSHRTDTSRYNSNVDTNAVSNKPHSPQAEEHSKLGDIELF from the coding sequence ATGCGTTTAGTAGCCAGTGCCATGGCCGTGACTGCGGTGAACATAGCTGCCGTGCTGGTCTGTGCAGCCATATTCTCCCTACCTCTAATAGCCACCGCCTCACTGATTGTCATGATGCTGATTTCATCTGTTGTGATCACACTCTGGGTAGACAAGAAGCAAGAAAAGGGCGCCTACCTGCAAAGTTTTGTCAGTGCGCTTCATCACCAGGACACGATTGACCTGACTTTTCGCTTTGACGAAAAAGACAAATCACTCCCCAAAGCTTGCCTAGCGATAAACGCCAGTATGGCGATGATGGAACACATTATTGGAGAAGTCTATGCCTCTTCATCGCGACTGACCCCCATGGCCGATAGCCTACGTGATACCTATGCCTCCATGACACAAAAAGCCACCATTCAACATGCACATGGAGAAGACCTAGCCACAGCCATCAACCATATGTTGACAGTTTCAAGAGAGCTGGATGACAGCCTGGAGAAAATCTACAGCTCCGTTGAAAATGCCACGCAGGCAGTCAAAAAAACCCGAGTGGATACTGACAAAAGCCAACAAAGCCTGATGACGCTGGCAAGCAATATTCAGGCGACCAGCGAACAAATAGCGATACTAAAAACAGACAGCGATGCCATTAGCTCCGTCATTGATGTGATTAATGCCATTGCAGATCAAACCAACTTGTTAGCACTGAATGCCGCTATTGAGGCCGCAAGAGCGGGTGAACAAGGTCGAGGGTTTGCCGTAGTAGCCGACGAAGTGCGCAGCCTTGCAGCTCGCACCAGCCAATCGACGCAAGAAGTACGCAACATGGTCAACAAGATCCAGGCAGGTACAGACAGTGCACATGCTCTGATGTTAACCGCACTGGAAGAAACCGATAAAACGGTTAGTTTGTCAGAAGCCTCAACGAAAGAGGTCGATCAGATTGAACGGGCTATGATTGATATTAATGCTATGTCGCACAGCATCCATGACCAGGTGAGCCAACAGAAAACCGTCTCTGATGAAGCGCAATCCAGCATTGAGTCTATGGTTGAACTCAATTCAGATGCGCTGTCCGCGTCAAAAATTCAGGCTGTATCGAGCAGTGATCTGATCAACCTGGCCGCATGTATTCATGAAAAGTTATCTATGTTTACCGCAGAGCGACCACATCCTGACATGTCTCACAGGACCGACACCAGTCGCTATAACAGCAATGTTGATACTAACGCAGTCTCCAATAAGCCCCACAGCCCCCAAGCTGAAGAACACAGTAAATTAGGAGACATCGAGCTGTTCTGA
- the rho gene encoding transcription termination factor Rho, translated as MHLRELKDKSINELVKLAESMGLENVARLRKQDIIFAILKAHAKSGENIYGGGVLEILQDGFGFLRSSEASYLAGPDDIYVSPSQIRRFSLRTGDSISGLIRPPKDGERYFALLKVNEVNFDKPENSRTKILFENLTPIHANERMVMERGNGSTEDITARVLDLASPIGKGQRALIVAPPKAGKTMLLQNIAQSISYNNPDATLMVLLIDERPEEVTEMQRLVQGEVVASTFDEPASRHVQVAEMVIEKAKRLVEHKKDVIILLDSITRLARAYNTVIPSSGKVLTGGVDANALHKPKRFFGAARNVEEGGSLTIIATALIDTGSKMDEVIYEEFKGTGNMELHLNRKIAEKRVFPAIDFNRSGTRREELLTKPDELQKMWILRKIVHEMSEIDAMEFLIDKLSMCKTNNEFFDSMKRK; from the coding sequence ATGCATTTACGCGAACTGAAAGACAAGTCAATCAATGAGCTTGTAAAACTTGCCGAGTCTATGGGACTCGAAAACGTCGCCCGTCTGAGAAAACAAGACATCATCTTCGCCATCTTGAAAGCGCACGCGAAAAGCGGCGAAAACATTTATGGTGGCGGCGTGCTGGAAATTCTTCAGGATGGCTTCGGCTTTTTACGCTCATCGGAAGCCTCCTACCTGGCAGGCCCGGATGACATTTATGTTTCGCCCAGCCAGATCAGACGCTTTAGCCTACGTACCGGTGACAGTATCAGCGGTCTGATCCGCCCACCTAAAGATGGTGAGCGCTACTTCGCACTGTTGAAAGTGAATGAAGTTAACTTTGATAAGCCGGAAAACTCCAGAACGAAAATTTTGTTCGAAAACTTGACGCCTATTCACGCCAACGAGCGTATGGTGATGGAACGCGGTAACGGCAGTACAGAAGACATCACTGCCCGAGTTCTGGACCTGGCTTCTCCTATCGGTAAAGGTCAGCGTGCATTGATAGTTGCACCACCTAAAGCTGGTAAAACCATGCTGCTACAGAATATTGCGCAGTCTATTTCTTACAACAACCCAGACGCAACGCTCATGGTACTACTGATTGACGAGCGTCCGGAAGAAGTAACAGAGATGCAGCGCCTGGTGCAGGGTGAAGTAGTCGCCTCAACCTTCGATGAACCAGCAAGCCGCCACGTACAGGTTGCAGAAATGGTCATTGAAAAGGCGAAACGTTTAGTCGAGCACAAGAAAGACGTCATCATTCTGTTGGACTCAATCACCCGTCTTGCACGTGCCTACAACACAGTCATCCCATCTTCAGGTAAAGTCCTGACAGGTGGTGTTGATGCCAACGCACTGCACAAGCCGAAGCGCTTTTTCGGTGCTGCACGTAATGTAGAAGAAGGTGGCAGTCTGACTATTATCGCTACTGCCCTGATTGATACAGGCTCTAAGATGGATGAAGTCATTTACGAAGAGTTTAAGGGCACCGGTAACATGGAATTGCACTTAAACCGTAAGATCGCTGAAAAGCGTGTCTTCCCGGCGATCGACTTTAACCGCTCAGGTACCCGTCGTGAAGAGCTACTCACTAAGCCAGATGAGCTGCAAAAGATGTGGATTTTACGCAAAATTGTTCATGAAATGAGCGAAATCGATGCAATGGAGTTCCTGATCGATAAGCTTTCAATGTGCAAAACCAACAACGAGTTCTTTGACTCGATGAAGCGAAAATAA
- the trxA gene encoding thioredoxin TrxA, whose product MSDKIIQLTDDSFEADVLKSDTPVLVDFWAEWCGPCKMIAPILDEIADEFEGRATVAKLNIDQNSLTPPKFGIRGIPTLLLFKDGAVAATKVGALSKTQLIEFLENNI is encoded by the coding sequence ATGAGCGACAAAATTATTCAATTAACTGATGACAGCTTCGAAGCAGACGTGCTTAAGTCGGATACCCCTGTACTGGTAGATTTCTGGGCTGAATGGTGTGGTCCATGTAAAATGATTGCACCTATCCTGGACGAAATTGCAGACGAGTTCGAAGGTCGCGCAACTGTAGCTAAGCTCAACATCGATCAAAACTCACTAACACCACCTAAATTTGGTATCCGTGGTATCCCAACTCTGCTGCTATTCAAAGACGGTGCCGTTGCAGCCACTAAAGTTGGTGCGTTGTCTAAAACACAACTGATCGAGTTCCTTGAGAACAACATCTAA
- the rhlB gene encoding ATP-dependent RNA helicase RhlB, with protein MTKTHLTNKKFIDFALAPEVVAGLTASGFEYCTPIQAKCMPYISEGRDIAGQAQTGTGKTLAFLTATCHRLMQSQSDAQVAGQPRALIMAPTRELAIQIHKDAQIMAPACGLKLGLVYGGEEYEKQRSQLEKGVDILIGTTGRLIDFYKQGAYNLNNIEVVVLDEADRMFDLGFIKDIRYMFNRMPDTQQRLNLLFSATLSYRVQELAFEHMHNPIHVQIEPDVKTGKRIKEELFHPSQEDKIPLLLTLIEEEWPDKAIVFANTKHSCENVYEWLKNDGHRVGLLTGDVNQKKRLSILSKFTKGELDLLVATDVAARGLHIPEVSHVLNFDLPDDCEDYVHRIGRTGRAGASGHAISFACEQYAYNLHEIEEYIDHAIPVSHYDKSALLDDIKAPARQQRRRNTSGQRGNRSGNNRRQGSYQKSRPRN; from the coding sequence ATGACTAAGACACATTTGACCAATAAAAAATTTATCGACTTTGCTTTAGCGCCGGAAGTGGTCGCCGGTTTGACAGCGAGTGGCTTCGAATACTGTACGCCAATCCAAGCAAAGTGCATGCCCTACATTAGTGAGGGCAGAGACATTGCCGGTCAGGCTCAGACAGGTACAGGTAAAACGCTGGCGTTTTTAACTGCGACTTGTCACAGGCTGATGCAAAGCCAATCTGACGCTCAGGTTGCCGGTCAGCCACGGGCATTGATTATGGCACCGACACGAGAGCTTGCGATCCAAATCCACAAAGACGCACAAATCATGGCGCCGGCGTGTGGGTTAAAGCTTGGTTTAGTATATGGTGGCGAAGAATACGAAAAACAACGGTCACAACTAGAAAAAGGGGTGGATATCCTCATTGGTACGACCGGACGCCTGATCGATTTCTATAAACAAGGTGCCTATAACCTTAATAATATTGAAGTTGTTGTACTAGATGAAGCAGACCGAATGTTTGATTTGGGCTTTATCAAAGATATTCGTTATATGTTTAATCGCATGCCGGATACACAACAACGTCTGAATCTGCTGTTTTCTGCAACTCTGTCTTATCGTGTTCAGGAGCTAGCTTTTGAACATATGCACAATCCGATTCATGTACAAATTGAACCGGATGTTAAAACAGGCAAACGGATCAAAGAAGAGTTGTTCCATCCCTCGCAAGAGGACAAAATTCCTTTACTCCTTACCTTGATTGAGGAAGAGTGGCCAGACAAGGCGATTGTATTTGCCAATACAAAGCACAGTTGTGAAAACGTGTATGAGTGGCTGAAAAATGATGGGCATCGGGTTGGGTTGTTAACCGGTGACGTTAATCAGAAGAAGCGTTTGTCGATTTTGTCTAAATTCACTAAGGGCGAATTAGACCTGCTGGTTGCAACGGATGTTGCCGCGCGAGGTTTGCATATTCCTGAGGTGAGTCATGTACTCAATTTTGATTTGCCAGACGACTGTGAAGATTATGTGCATCGCATTGGCCGTACTGGCCGAGCAGGCGCGTCAGGGCATGCAATAAGTTTTGCCTGTGAGCAATATGCATATAACTTACATGAGATTGAAGAATACATTGACCATGCAATTCCGGTTTCACACTACGATAAGTCAGCTCTGCTCGACGATATTAAAGCGCCAGCCAGACAACAAAGGCGCAGAAATACGTCCGGTCAGCGCGGTAATCGCAGCGGTAATAACCGTCGACAAGGTAGTTACCAAAAATCGCGCCCGCGCAATTAA
- the gppA gene encoding guanosine-5'-triphosphate,3'-diphosphate diphosphatase: MVQRSPHENVYAVIDLGSNSFHMLIAKHMAGGVHTIGRVKRKVRLAAGLDEQNLLSEEAMQRGWECLSLFAERLQDIPANNIRIVATATLRLATNADVFKNKAEQILGHSISIISGEEEARSIYKGVAHTSACQGRQLVVDIGGASTEIVIGQGFEAQLYHSLNMGCVTYLERYFSDGTLSEANFSAATAAAHEVVAPYAAQYKSSGWELAIGASGTVQAIQEIFAALGLDEMLTLDKLQAIRAQAIQFENIEQLELPGLSEERRLVFVSGLAILIALFKALKIERMGLAGGALREGILYSMIDQLNQADIRKRTLDGFMSRYHVDAGQAARVFDICKIFLQQLKAPMQFDFQSACSLLSAAASMHEIGLVIDYKSYHLHSAYILKHTGMPGYSRVQKQMVVTLVGNHRLDVEEDTFLQFGHHQGFIELLVRIFRVAVILSMRRQDDVLPDLYITATEPETLTLTLPDEWLHEHPLMRSELELEAGYQEKAGWILKIERD, encoded by the coding sequence GTGGTTCAGAGATCTCCACATGAAAATGTGTATGCGGTGATTGATTTAGGATCAAACAGCTTCCATATGTTGATCGCAAAACATATGGCCGGTGGCGTGCATACAATTGGTCGGGTCAAACGTAAAGTAAGGCTGGCAGCAGGCCTGGATGAGCAAAATTTGCTGAGTGAAGAAGCGATGCAGCGAGGGTGGGAATGTTTATCCTTGTTCGCTGAACGACTTCAGGATATCCCGGCTAACAATATACGTATTGTGGCCACCGCAACCTTGCGCCTGGCAACCAACGCTGATGTCTTTAAGAATAAAGCCGAGCAAATTCTGGGTCACTCTATTTCTATTATTAGTGGGGAAGAAGAGGCCCGGTCTATATACAAGGGCGTCGCACATACCTCAGCCTGCCAGGGTCGACAGCTTGTTGTTGATATCGGTGGCGCGAGCACCGAAATTGTCATTGGTCAGGGCTTTGAAGCACAGCTGTACCATAGCCTGAATATGGGATGTGTCACCTATTTAGAGCGCTATTTTTCAGATGGTACACTGAGCGAGGCCAATTTCTCTGCTGCAACGGCTGCAGCACACGAGGTTGTTGCTCCTTATGCTGCTCAATATAAGTCGTCTGGCTGGGAGCTTGCCATTGGCGCATCTGGAACAGTCCAGGCGATTCAGGAAATTTTTGCGGCGCTGGGCCTGGATGAGATGCTGACGCTGGATAAGCTTCAGGCAATTCGTGCGCAAGCCATTCAGTTTGAAAATATAGAGCAGCTTGAGTTGCCCGGCCTGAGTGAAGAACGCCGTTTGGTGTTTGTTTCTGGGTTGGCAATTTTAATTGCGCTATTTAAAGCATTAAAGATTGAACGAATGGGCCTTGCAGGCGGTGCACTGCGTGAAGGTATTCTATACAGTATGATTGATCAGTTGAACCAGGCTGATATTCGTAAACGCACACTCGATGGCTTTATGTCCCGGTATCATGTTGATGCCGGACAAGCGGCTCGTGTGTTTGATATATGCAAAATTTTTCTACAGCAATTGAAAGCACCAATGCAGTTTGATTTTCAAAGCGCCTGTAGTTTATTGAGTGCCGCTGCATCTATGCACGAGATTGGTCTGGTAATTGACTATAAGTCTTATCATCTGCACAGTGCGTACATTTTAAAACATACTGGTATGCCGGGATATTCCCGAGTACAAAAGCAGATGGTGGTAACTTTAGTAGGTAACCACCGACTCGACGTAGAAGAAGATACCTTTCTTCAGTTTGGTCATCATCAGGGATTCATTGAGTTACTTGTCAGGATCTTCCGGGTTGCGGTTATCTTATCTATGCGCCGTCAGGATGATGTCCTGCCAGATCTATACATCACAGCGACTGAACCTGAAACGCTTACCCTGACTTTGCCTGATGAGTGGTTGCACGAGCACCCTTTGATGCGCAGCGAATTAGAGTTAGAAGCTGGGTATCAGGAAAAAGCCGGTTGGATATTGAAAATTGAGCGCGATTAA